A region of Caballeronia insecticola DNA encodes the following proteins:
- a CDS encoding BON domain-containing protein encodes MKSTNIFLAAAISIGAIVATVPVVGAQETGAATSKSSVRAANRQLAKQVQSALYKHKGLEAADVHAVARSGKVTLVGMAPDQKQIDLAGKVAEGVPGVSSVTNNLTVEEAGH; translated from the coding sequence ATGAAATCCACGAATATCTTCCTTGCTGCGGCCATTTCCATCGGCGCTATCGTCGCGACTGTGCCCGTTGTTGGTGCGCAAGAGACAGGCGCGGCGACCTCGAAATCATCTGTCAGAGCAGCAAACCGGCAACTGGCGAAGCAGGTTCAGTCCGCGTTGTACAAGCACAAGGGACTGGAAGCAGCCGATGTTCACGCTGTCGCGCGTAGCGGCAAGGTGACGCTGGTCGGCATGGCGCCCGATCAGAAGCAGATCGATCTCGCGGGCAAAGTTGCCGAGGGCGTACCCGGCGTTTCGTCGGTGACCAACAATCTGACGGTGGAAGAAGCCGGGCATTGA